The following nucleotide sequence is from Kiritimatiella glycovorans.
CAGGCCGGCCGTTTCATCGAGGCCGAACATGAGGTTCATATTCTGGAGCGCGTTCCCCGCCTGACCCTTCATCAGGTTGTCGATATGCGAGATCACGCGCAGGCGCCCCGTGCGCTCATCGACATCGATCAGCAGCAGGGCGCGGTTGGAGCCGCGCACGTGGTGGGTGCCGGCCGGGACGGAGCGGTCGCAGACCCGCACGAACGGCGCATCCGCATAAAAGTCCCGGTAGGCCGCCAGTGCGCGGGCGTAATCGACGCCCTCCTCCAGCGTGCCGTAGAGCGAGGTCATGATCCCGCGGCACACCGGCACCACCTGAGTGGTGAAGGTCAGGGCGATCCGGCGGCCGGCGCGGGCGCTCAGTTCGTGTTCCACTTCGACGAGGTGCTGGTGCCCGCCGAGCTTGTACGCGTTCATCTGCTCGTACCGTGCGGGATAATGAAAGACGGGACTGGCCTTCTTTCCTGCGCCGGACACCCCGGTCTTGCCGTCGGCGATCAGGGTTCCCGGGGCGGCCAGCTTCGCGCCGACGGCCGGGACGAGCCCCAGGAGGGCGCTGATCGCGAAACAGCCCGGGTTGCCGACCAGGCGCGCGCCGGCGATGGCGTCGCGATGGAATTCCGGGACCCCGTACACGGCCTCTTCGAGCAGGTCCGGCGAGGCGTGTTCGGGTTCGCGTCCAATGAAGTTCGCGTAATCGGCGTACGATTCGGCGGACCCGAACCGGAAATCGCCGCTGTAATCGATCACCTTCGCGCCCCGTTCCAGTTCCCCGGCCGCCGCCTGCATCCCGACCCCGTCGGGGGTGGAAAAGAACACCACATCGTACGTTTCGCATGCGCGGTCCGAATCCGGCGTGCAGATCTCCAGATCGCAGTACCCCGCCAGGTGCGGGTAGAGATCCGAAATCGGCCGGCCTGCGTCCAC
It contains:
- the argC gene encoding N-acetyl-gamma-glutamyl-phosphate reductase, with amino-acid sequence MIKAKIVGAGGYGGVGILELLMRHPEVEPAALVDVVDAGRPISDLYPHLAGYCDLEICTPDSDRACETYDVVFFSTPDGVGMQAAAGELERGAKVIDYSGDFRFGSAESYADYANFIGREPEHASPDLLEEAVYGVPEFHRDAIAGARLVGNPGCFAISALLGLVPAVGAKLAAPGTLIADGKTGVSGAGKKASPVFHYPARYEQMNAYKLGGHQHLVEVEHELSARAGRRIALTFTTQVVPVCRGIMTSLYGTLEEGVDYARALAAYRDFYADAPFVRVCDRSVPAGTHHVRGSNRALLLIDVDERTGRLRVISHIDNLMKGQAGNALQNMNLMFGLDETAGLTEPGRYP